The Longimicrobiales bacterium genome has a window encoding:
- a CDS encoding cytochrome c has protein sequence MLSVLVVCFAIQTGLVYSDSVDLTLSEDAVEGRKLFHDGSCQVCHQLWGQGGFLGPDLTNAASRLDETRLVSLLTVGSGQMPAFNYSPEQIGHLRAFLEEIDRPDLGRGQLRLGDPDSGTTPQAAFENAVATLAPAGAAGAGFETFRSGICSTCHFPFQRSIVGAPDLSTAVERVSDEELRTVLTDGRPALGMPPPIPDFSENQRTDLIAWFHWLNENRVALESETDQRMSQRSVDWSRLDWWEFR, from the coding sequence ATGCTCTCCGTTCTGGTCGTGTGTTTCGCGATCCAGACGGGGCTGGTCTATTCGGACAGCGTTGATCTGACCCTGTCTGAGGATGCGGTCGAGGGGCGAAAACTCTTCCACGACGGCTCCTGTCAGGTCTGTCATCAGCTTTGGGGACAGGGGGGATTCCTGGGTCCTGATTTGACAAATGCAGCGAGCCGCCTCGATGAGACGCGGCTCGTTTCTTTGCTGACCGTGGGTAGCGGACAGATGCCTGCCTTCAACTATTCGCCCGAACAGATTGGACACCTCCGCGCGTTTCTTGAGGAAATCGACCGACCGGATCTCGGGCGCGGGCAGCTGCGCCTGGGTGACCCGGATTCGGGGACGACACCGCAGGCGGCTTTCGAGAATGCGGTCGCGACGCTGGCGCCGGCGGGGGCAGCGGGGGCCGGCTTCGAGACGTTTCGCAGTGGTATCTGCTCAACCTGCCATTTCCCCTTTCAGCGATCTATTGTCGGCGCCCCGGATCTCTCTACCGCGGTTGAGCGTGTCTCCGACGAAGAGCTGAGAACGGTTCTTACCGACGGCCGTCCTGCGCTCGGGATGCCACCGCCGATTCCAGATTTTTCCGAAAATCAGAGGACTGACCTGATTGCCTGGTTCCATTGGCTGAATGAAAACCGAGTGGCGCTCGAGAGTGAGACGGATCAGAGAATGAGCCAGCGTAGCGTGGACTGGTCTCGGCTCGACTGGTGGGAGTTTCGATGA
- a CDS encoding Na+:solute symporter has translation MQLSTLDWIVIGSYGLLAVSVGLYFARRAGSETGEFFLGGRKMPWWLLGTSMVATTFSTDTPNLVTDLVRTGGVSQNWIWWAMAITGMCTVFFYAKLWRRSGVTTDVGFYELRYSGKPAAFLRGFRAIYLGVFFNCMIMATVTLAAIKIGGVVLGASKYEVVIVAGAITALYSATSGLWGVVVTDLLLFGIAMVGSFAAAWYALAQPEVGGLQGLFSHPDVAGKLSLVPDFTDWKTASTVFIIPIAVQWWSAWYPGAEPGGGGYVAQRMLAAKDETHAMKATLWFNIAHYALRPWPWIIVALASLIVYPTLESIQAAFPLVDPSIVRNDLAYPAMLVFLPSGLLGLVVASLAAAYMSTISTHLNWGASYVVDDVYRRFVAPNEDEARYILVGRIATVALITMAGTISLFLENAFQAFQILLQVGAGTGLVFLLRWFWWRINAWSEFAAMVISFAMALYFQFAHEALGFTALDPAVQLVVGVFVTSVGWITVTFLTPPADPETLRSFHTLIQPMGNGWKGAGLELSETEDQDSPAAAFLAWFLGCTVVYGGVLGTGYALYGQVMLAGVCLGAAAIASGALLKTLPRVGLR, from the coding sequence ATGCAACTATCTACCCTGGACTGGATCGTCATCGGCTCTTACGGGCTGCTCGCGGTCAGTGTTGGTCTCTACTTCGCTCGAAGAGCCGGTAGTGAGACGGGAGAATTTTTCCTGGGCGGGCGGAAGATGCCCTGGTGGCTCCTCGGAACGTCAATGGTCGCGACCACGTTCTCCACAGATACACCCAACCTGGTGACAGACCTGGTGCGTACCGGCGGTGTGAGCCAGAACTGGATCTGGTGGGCCATGGCGATCACCGGCATGTGCACTGTCTTCTTCTATGCGAAGCTGTGGCGAAGATCAGGCGTTACCACCGATGTCGGCTTCTACGAGCTCCGCTACTCCGGCAAACCGGCTGCCTTTCTGCGTGGCTTCCGAGCCATATACCTTGGCGTTTTCTTCAACTGCATGATCATGGCGACCGTCACGCTCGCCGCCATCAAGATCGGTGGAGTCGTGCTCGGAGCCTCGAAGTACGAGGTCGTCATCGTGGCCGGCGCCATTACTGCATTGTACTCCGCGACGTCGGGGCTCTGGGGCGTAGTCGTCACGGATCTGCTGCTGTTCGGTATCGCGATGGTCGGGTCGTTCGCAGCTGCGTGGTACGCTCTGGCCCAACCCGAAGTCGGCGGCCTTCAGGGCCTGTTTTCCCATCCTGACGTGGCCGGGAAGCTATCTCTGGTCCCGGATTTCACCGACTGGAAGACCGCTTCGACGGTCTTCATCATTCCGATTGCGGTCCAGTGGTGGAGTGCGTGGTATCCCGGAGCCGAGCCCGGCGGTGGTGGCTATGTCGCCCAGCGCATGCTCGCTGCCAAAGACGAGACACACGCCATGAAGGCGACGCTCTGGTTCAACATCGCCCACTACGCATTGCGGCCATGGCCGTGGATCATCGTCGCGCTCGCCTCGCTGATCGTGTACCCAACCCTCGAGTCGATTCAGGCTGCGTTCCCCTTGGTCGACCCGTCGATCGTACGAAACGACCTCGCCTACCCCGCGATGCTGGTCTTCCTGCCCTCCGGCCTGCTGGGTCTCGTGGTCGCGTCGCTGGCCGCCGCCTACATGTCGACAATCTCGACGCACCTGAACTGGGGTGCTTCGTATGTCGTCGATGACGTGTATCGACGCTTCGTAGCTCCAAACGAGGATGAGGCCCGTTACATCTTGGTCGGCCGCATTGCCACGGTCGCGCTCATAACGATGGCCGGCACGATATCGCTTTTCCTGGAAAACGCCTTCCAGGCGTTTCAGATTCTGCTTCAGGTTGGAGCCGGTACCGGGCTGGTCTTCCTTCTCCGCTGGTTCTGGTGGCGCATCAACGCGTGGAGCGAGTTCGCCGCCATGGTCATTTCCTTCGCAATGGCGCTCTACTTCCAGTTCGCACACGAGGCTCTTGGCTTCACGGCGCTCGACCCTGCTGTCCAGCTCGTCGTGGGTGTCTTCGTCACGTCCGTGGGCTGGATCACGGTCACTTTCCTGACGCCGCCGGCAGATCCAGAGACGCTCCGTTCATTCCACACCCTGATTCAGCCGATGGGTAATGGATGGAAGGGAGCAGGCCTCGAGCTTTCGGAGACGGAAGACCAGGACAGCCCGGCTGCAGCATTCCTCGCTTGGTTCCTCGGTTGCACCGTCGTCTACGGGGGCGTCCTCGGTACCGGGTATGCGCTCTACGGGCAGGTCATGCTGGCGGGTGTGTGCCTCGGGGCAGCGGCCATCGCCTCGGGCGCCCTTCTAAAGACCCTTCCACGCGTGGGCCTGCGCTGA
- a CDS encoding haloacid dehalogenase type II has translation MALVKAAPLIDFEAFDALTFDCYGTLIDWETGILRALGDLLGAAAEGEPPGALLERYGRFEPEAEHGDFRHYREVLKDVARRFAAEFDHEIDGRAAERFAESVSQWPPFPDTVAALDALGTRYRLAIVSNVDADLFAGSAAQLGADFDQVVTASQVESYKPAPAHFHEVVRRLGLPIERVLHVAQSLYHDILPATELGFTCVWVNRRAGRSGTGATPRSDARPDLEVPTLAALAEAMGLARGMN, from the coding sequence GTGGCTCTCGTTAAAGCGGCTCCATTGATAGACTTTGAAGCATTCGACGCGTTGACCTTCGACTGCTATGGAACGCTCATTGACTGGGAGACCGGGATCCTTCGGGCACTTGGTGATCTTCTGGGGGCGGCAGCTGAAGGAGAGCCACCAGGTGCCCTACTGGAGCGGTATGGGCGTTTTGAACCGGAGGCTGAGCACGGCGATTTTCGCCACTATCGCGAAGTGCTCAAGGACGTGGCGCGACGCTTTGCCGCAGAGTTTGATCATGAGATTGATGGGAGGGCTGCGGAACGGTTCGCCGAGTCGGTTTCACAGTGGCCTCCTTTCCCCGACACCGTTGCGGCCCTCGACGCACTCGGCACGCGCTACCGTCTCGCGATCGTCTCCAATGTGGACGCAGACCTCTTCGCCGGTTCGGCTGCGCAGTTGGGTGCCGACTTCGACCAGGTGGTGACGGCCAGTCAGGTGGAGAGTTACAAGCCGGCGCCGGCACATTTTCACGAAGTTGTGCGGAGGTTAGGGCTCCCGATAGAACGGGTACTTCATGTGGCGCAGAGCCTCTATCACGACATCCTTCCAGCCACCGAACTCGGATTCACCTGCGTCTGGGTCAACCGCCGGGCAGGACGATCTGGCACCGGCGCTACGCCCCGGTCCGATGCGCGGCCCGATCTCGAGGTGCCGACTTTGGCCGCATTGGCAGAGGCGATGGGCCTGGCACGAGGTATGAACTAG
- a CDS encoding glutamate-5-semialdehyde dehydrogenase: protein MSVKPLIDEPQSPASEVPMADLIEGMARGARYASRQMARSTPASRTEALYDIADAIEASSGEIVASNEADLAAADANEITGAMRNRLELGEAGVEKLASAIREVAAQPDPLGGVEDEIVRPNGLRVGRMRIPLGVVAMIYESRPNVTADAAVLCLKAGNAVVLRGGSEAIHSNRAIAAAIRTGLEASELPVDAVQLIPVVDRAAIDVLLVQEAWIDLVIPRGGEGLIRAVTEKSRIPVLQHYKGVCHLFIDASAPVKRAVEIVTNAKVQRPGVCNSLETLLVHADAVPRVLRPISARLIAEGVELRGCPLVRAALSDLPIHTASAEDWPAEYLDLTLAIRIVPDLEDALDHIATHGSSHTEAIVTDDEDSAATFVGAVQSSTVLVNASTRFADGGELGLGAEIGISTSKLHAFGPMGANELTTRKFVVFGDGHTRQ, encoded by the coding sequence ATGAGCGTTAAGCCCCTGATTGACGAGCCTCAGTCACCCGCGTCTGAGGTGCCGATGGCCGACCTGATTGAAGGAATGGCCAGGGGAGCTCGTTATGCCTCTCGGCAGATGGCGCGATCGACCCCGGCCAGTCGCACCGAGGCCCTCTATGACATCGCTGACGCCATCGAGGCTTCGTCGGGTGAGATCGTTGCCTCAAACGAGGCCGATCTCGCGGCTGCGGATGCGAACGAAATCACCGGCGCGATGAGGAATCGACTGGAGTTGGGCGAGGCGGGGGTAGAGAAGCTCGCCTCGGCAATCCGCGAAGTCGCGGCCCAGCCGGACCCGCTGGGAGGCGTGGAGGACGAGATCGTTCGACCCAATGGGCTCCGCGTGGGTCGGATGCGGATTCCGCTGGGCGTGGTCGCCATGATCTACGAAAGTCGACCAAACGTGACCGCGGATGCGGCTGTTCTATGCCTGAAGGCCGGAAACGCGGTCGTACTGCGAGGCGGGTCGGAGGCGATCCACTCAAATCGGGCGATCGCGGCTGCGATTCGCACAGGGCTGGAAGCGTCCGAGCTGCCGGTCGACGCGGTGCAGCTGATCCCGGTCGTGGACCGCGCCGCGATCGATGTGTTGCTCGTCCAGGAAGCCTGGATCGACCTCGTGATTCCGCGCGGTGGCGAAGGGCTGATTCGTGCAGTCACCGAGAAGAGTCGGATCCCCGTCCTGCAGCACTACAAGGGCGTGTGTCACCTGTTCATCGACGCGAGCGCGCCGGTCAAGCGTGCCGTCGAGATCGTGACCAATGCCAAGGTCCAGCGACCCGGTGTATGCAATTCTCTGGAAACGCTGCTCGTCCACGCGGACGCTGTACCCCGGGTGCTCCGTCCGATCTCGGCCCGGCTGATCGCGGAAGGGGTGGAGCTTCGAGGCTGCCCACTCGTGAGGGCGGCACTGTCCGATCTCCCGATCCACACTGCGTCGGCCGAGGATTGGCCCGCCGAATATCTGGATCTCACTCTCGCGATCCGCATCGTTCCCGACCTGGAGGATGCACTCGATCACATCGCCACGCACGGATCGTCGCATACGGAGGCCATCGTCACGGACGACGAAGACAGTGCTGCGACCTTTGTCGGCGCGGTGCAATCGTCGACGGTGTTGGTGAACGCTAGTACCCGGTTCGCGGACGGCGGCGAGCTTGGGCTCGGGGCAGAAATCGGAATATCGACCTCGAAGCTGCACGCGTTCGGACCCATGGGCGCCAACGAGCTCACGACCCGTAAGTTCGTTGTCTTCGGAGATGGTCACACGAGGCAGTGA
- a CDS encoding M24 family metallopeptidase, translated as MCEIRSEKFELVMPQAMQDNDLDMWIVVMREGLLDPMWEALGRGYVGDWAYYVFTSQGDRVERAALGVSGYRLEQCHVYDYFGGAGELASYVAERDPDRIGVNMAESIGGADGLSHTSYNHLVEELGSYGDRLVSAERFVSDFRSTRTALEIATFAQAGEISRQIAERAFSNEVITPGVTTLEDVAWWMSDQQLDRGLESSFDMPSVYVTGPEGIVASSSDRIIQRGDLLMLDWGVGYLDFYTDMKRIAYVLRDDETEAPSGIRHAFERGREVRDVMKATIRPAASAGEALERTWVALEAEGFNRIEFNQPTQDPAITDVALGPHSVGNWGHGLGPSLASFNPTRMTYELRPGTLISIELFAYTANPDWDNAKIRVPLEDDAVITERGVEWLYPVNNRILIIK; from the coding sequence ATGTGCGAGATCCGATCGGAGAAATTTGAGCTTGTCATGCCGCAGGCGATGCAGGACAATGATCTCGATATGTGGATCGTGGTGATGCGCGAAGGCCTTCTCGATCCGATGTGGGAGGCATTGGGCCGTGGCTACGTAGGGGACTGGGCCTACTACGTTTTCACCAGTCAGGGAGACCGTGTCGAGCGTGCCGCACTCGGTGTGAGCGGATACCGGCTGGAGCAATGCCACGTCTACGACTATTTCGGTGGAGCTGGCGAACTCGCCTCCTACGTGGCAGAGCGTGACCCGGACCGCATCGGCGTGAACATGGCCGAGTCTATCGGAGGGGCAGACGGTCTTTCTCACACGTCCTACAACCACCTCGTTGAGGAGCTTGGCTCGTACGGCGATAGACTGGTGTCCGCTGAGAGGTTCGTGTCGGACTTCCGATCCACGAGGACCGCCCTCGAAATCGCGACGTTTGCTCAAGCCGGCGAGATCAGTCGCCAGATCGCAGAGCGCGCATTCTCGAACGAGGTGATCACGCCCGGTGTGACGACGCTCGAAGATGTCGCGTGGTGGATGTCTGACCAACAGCTGGATCGTGGCCTGGAATCGTCGTTCGACATGCCCTCGGTCTACGTCACCGGACCAGAAGGCATCGTTGCATCGTCCTCCGACCGAATCATCCAGCGTGGGGATCTTCTCATGCTCGACTGGGGGGTCGGGTACCTTGACTTCTACACCGACATGAAGCGCATCGCTTATGTGCTTCGCGACGATGAGACAGAGGCGCCTTCTGGAATTCGGCACGCGTTCGAGCGTGGACGTGAGGTGCGAGACGTTATGAAGGCTACCATCCGACCCGCCGCGTCCGCGGGAGAGGCGCTCGAAAGGACATGGGTCGCGCTGGAGGCGGAAGGATTCAACCGAATCGAGTTCAACCAGCCTACGCAAGACCCTGCGATAACCGACGTGGCTCTTGGGCCTCACTCAGTAGGGAACTGGGGACATGGACTTGGTCCGTCGCTCGCGTCCTTCAATCCAACTCGAATGACCTATGAGCTGCGTCCCGGGACGCTGATTTCGATTGAACTGTTCGCGTATACGGCGAACCCCGACTGGGACAACGCCAAGATCCGGGTACCGCTCGAGGACGATGCTGTCATCACGGAGCGGGGTGTCGAGTGGCTGTACCCGGTGAACAACCGCATCCTGATCATCAAGTGA
- the proB gene encoding glutamate 5-kinase produces the protein MNQSGPVVLKFGSRLLTGGGTRLDPVRMDAVAQAVARAPGRDVVIVSSGAVAAGFPVLGHSTPPTKIRDRQAAAAVGQTRLMSMWAAVFASVGRDVAQVLLTNDCLTDRKRYNAARGALGALLQAGVVPIVNENDTVRVDEIGLGDNDNLAAMTAALVGADLLALLTDVPGVLSADPAVDPDAYVIEHASSSAELRARCFKKRALESTGGMVTKLEAAELAGRFGVPTVIASGTDRQALEAVVRGQPTGTWIEADEKPLPARRHWMAVQKGLTGYLIVDDGAVQALLRRASLLPSGIVGVGGRFRRGDLVSVVDGNGVEHARGIVRFDDRDVERIRGLHTLEVKTTLGVEHGHVVMRPDRMVLTGEEGK, from the coding sequence GTGAACCAGTCCGGACCGGTCGTCCTGAAGTTCGGCAGTCGGTTGCTTACGGGTGGTGGAACGCGGTTGGATCCTGTGCGAATGGACGCTGTCGCCCAGGCCGTAGCGAGAGCTCCAGGGCGAGACGTCGTGATTGTCTCGAGTGGTGCAGTCGCTGCCGGCTTTCCTGTACTGGGGCACTCAACCCCCCCTACGAAGATCCGGGACCGACAGGCAGCGGCCGCCGTTGGGCAGACTCGTCTTATGTCGATGTGGGCTGCGGTGTTCGCCTCGGTCGGTCGGGACGTCGCTCAGGTACTCTTGACGAACGATTGCCTGACGGACCGGAAACGCTACAACGCGGCCCGCGGTGCACTCGGGGCTCTGCTTCAAGCTGGCGTAGTGCCGATCGTGAACGAGAACGACACAGTCCGCGTCGACGAGATCGGCCTAGGGGACAACGACAATCTGGCCGCCATGACGGCGGCGCTCGTCGGGGCCGATCTGCTCGCGCTTCTCACGGATGTACCCGGTGTGCTTAGCGCCGACCCGGCGGTGGACCCTGATGCCTATGTGATTGAGCATGCTTCGAGTTCGGCAGAGCTCAGGGCACGGTGCTTCAAGAAAAGGGCCCTCGAGTCTACCGGCGGAATGGTGACCAAACTCGAGGCGGCTGAACTGGCAGGACGGTTCGGGGTGCCGACCGTGATCGCCTCGGGAACCGACCGCCAAGCACTCGAGGCTGTGGTCCGTGGCCAGCCGACCGGAACCTGGATCGAGGCCGACGAGAAACCTCTCCCGGCCCGTCGGCACTGGATGGCCGTACAGAAGGGACTGACCGGCTACCTCATCGTTGATGATGGTGCCGTTCAGGCACTCCTTCGTCGGGCGAGTTTGCTTCCGAGTGGTATCGTGGGAGTTGGCGGACGCTTCCGTAGAGGTGACCTCGTTTCTGTGGTAGATGGCAACGGGGTCGAGCACGCCAGGGGCATTGTCCGCTTCGACGATCGGGATGTCGAGCGGATTCGGGGCCTACACACGCTGGAGGTCAAGACGACCCTCGGGGTCGAACACGGACATGTTGTCATGCGGCCGGACCGGATGGTCCTAACTGGAGAAGAGGGAAAGTGA
- a CDS encoding cbb3-type cytochrome c oxidase subunit I: protein MTNRQATGGFWLPFEEGDPARQLATLLFIRGGLIAIGVTIVGGILGALYSVPSLAPAFQSMGLDLRQLRPLHTTFASAWIFLGGIAVVHRWLQDYGGTPTWGDRMRMRVQIISWVIAGLGILVTLTLGVGSGREYVGFHPVFSVLIMVGWICYAWNFFRIAGPNFFERPLYLTMWGVGMLFFMVTFVEQHLYLLPGIFSDPLQDMQVQWKATGTLVGSFNLFVYGSIIYIGERISRDPAYGHSKVAYGLFSIGLLNSFTNFAHHSYHLPQDHLVKWISFVVSTMEILILCRASYDLWKLVRTTDQSEFCAARGFFAASKYWSVFILLSAVLISIPPLNAIIHGTYAVTGHAMGATIGIDTMVLLGAVIWILGEHLGAREGAGASEVLHTPGMRRIVLGLNLSVAALVGWLHVSGTITGISRAGFAPGEVYVPPAWLSAWNGILFASTGFISLIFFVALLAKLWPIAFRYWWVTPRS, encoded by the coding sequence ATGACGAACCGCCAGGCAACCGGAGGCTTCTGGCTTCCCTTCGAAGAGGGTGATCCGGCGCGCCAACTGGCGACGCTGCTTTTCATTCGCGGCGGACTGATCGCGATCGGGGTTACGATCGTGGGAGGGATCCTGGGCGCTCTCTACTCTGTCCCTTCGCTCGCCCCCGCGTTTCAGTCGATGGGGTTGGATCTGAGGCAGCTTCGGCCGTTGCATACGACGTTCGCGTCAGCTTGGATCTTCCTGGGTGGCATTGCTGTCGTGCATCGTTGGCTACAGGACTACGGCGGTACGCCGACCTGGGGCGACCGGATGCGGATGCGGGTTCAGATCATCTCGTGGGTAATTGCGGGACTCGGCATTCTGGTAACACTGACTCTTGGCGTCGGATCAGGTCGCGAGTACGTGGGCTTTCACCCCGTGTTCAGTGTCTTGATCATGGTCGGTTGGATCTGCTATGCCTGGAATTTCTTCAGGATCGCGGGTCCCAATTTCTTCGAGCGGCCGCTCTACCTCACGATGTGGGGTGTGGGCATGCTGTTCTTCATGGTCACGTTTGTTGAGCAGCACCTGTATCTGCTTCCCGGAATCTTTTCTGATCCTCTCCAGGACATGCAGGTTCAGTGGAAGGCCACGGGCACGCTGGTGGGCTCGTTCAACTTGTTCGTATACGGGTCGATCATCTACATCGGTGAGCGAATCAGCCGGGACCCTGCCTACGGGCATTCCAAGGTTGCCTACGGGCTCTTTTCGATCGGCCTGCTGAACTCCTTTACTAACTTTGCACACCACTCCTATCACTTGCCCCAGGATCACCTGGTGAAGTGGATCTCGTTCGTGGTGAGCACGATGGAGATCTTGATTCTCTGTCGGGCCAGTTACGACCTGTGGAAGCTCGTGCGCACTACGGATCAGTCGGAGTTCTGCGCCGCGCGAGGCTTTTTCGCCGCATCGAAATACTGGTCGGTGTTCATTCTCCTGTCTGCGGTTCTGATTTCAATTCCGCCCCTCAACGCGATTATTCACGGGACGTATGCGGTTACTGGGCATGCGATGGGCGCCACTATCGGCATCGACACGATGGTGCTGCTGGGTGCGGTTATCTGGATCCTTGGAGAGCACCTGGGTGCGCGTGAGGGTGCAGGCGCCTCTGAAGTGCTTCATACCCCGGGGATGCGCCGCATCGTACTGGGGCTAAATCTTTCCGTGGCCGCTCTGGTTGGATGGCTGCACGTCTCCGGCACGATCACTGGAATCTCCCGTGCGGGATTCGCCCCTGGCGAGGTCTACGTTCCGCCGGCGTGGCTATCGGCTTGGAACGGAATCCTCTTTGCGTCGACTGGCTTCATTTCGCTGATCTTCTTCGTCGCGCTCTTGGCGAAGCTTTGGCCAATCGCGTTCCGCTACTGGTGGGTCACGCCGCGCAGCTAA